The Mesorhizobium sp. M1D.F.Ca.ET.043.01.1.1 genome contains a region encoding:
- a CDS encoding RNA polymerase sigma factor produces the protein MRKSALQAAAISAAEASDMALVRRAVAREAGAFRAIIKTHNQRLYRIARGVVRNDTEAEDVVQEAYMRAFASLDAFRGDASLATWLSRIVINEALGRLRKKKRMAAMPGNPQAEIIRFPLTPSDLNPGDDPERTMAQRQILALVERATDSLPDVYRTVFVARVIEGLSIEETADLLDVRPQTVKTRLHRARALVRKALDDEIGPVLLDAFPFAGRRCERLTQAVMKRLGFEG, from the coding sequence ATGAGAAAGTCCGCACTGCAGGCCGCCGCGATTTCGGCGGCGGAGGCCAGCGACATGGCGCTGGTGCGCCGCGCGGTCGCCCGGGAAGCGGGCGCCTTCCGCGCAATCATCAAGACGCACAACCAGCGGCTCTACCGCATCGCGCGCGGCGTGGTGCGCAACGACACCGAGGCCGAGGACGTCGTACAGGAGGCCTATATGCGGGCGTTCGCCAGCCTCGACGCCTTTCGCGGCGATGCCTCCTTGGCCACCTGGCTGTCGCGGATCGTCATCAACGAGGCGCTCGGCCGGCTGCGCAAGAAAAAGCGCATGGCGGCGATGCCCGGAAACCCGCAGGCTGAGATCATCCGGTTTCCCCTGACCCCAAGCGACTTGAACCCTGGCGACGATCCGGAGCGGACGATGGCGCAGCGACAGATCCTGGCGCTTGTCGAACGGGCGACCGACAGCCTTCCCGATGTCTATCGCACCGTGTTCGTCGCCCGCGTCATCGAGGGCCTGAGCATCGAGGAGACCGCCGACCTGCTCGACGTCAGGCCGCAAACCGTGAAGACCAGGCTGCACCGGGCACGCGCGCTGGTGCGCAAGGCGCTGGACGACGAGATCGGCCCGGTGCTGCTCGACGCCTTTCCTTTCGCCGGGCGCCGGTGTGAAAGGTTGACGCAAGCGGTGATGAAGAGGCTGGGGTTCGAGGGCTGA
- a CDS encoding TIGR02117 family protein, which translates to MRKLWRFLAMLAVAAVVAAMLGTLVPRPLWPAAAAGEGTRHILVLSNPIHTDIAIPVDDGVRRRFHFLADAGLPVDAPEARYVVFGWGGRAFYLETPTWSDLKAAPVLKALTLDASVMHVDVAGAIAEPHPDVAGFDVDEQHFFALLDYIAASFRQGSNGPMLIGNAGYSTFDRFYEAKGHFNALVGCNTWTAAGLRVAGLRTGWWNPLPVSLGWSLELHN; encoded by the coding sequence ATGAGAAAGCTCTGGCGCTTCCTGGCCATGCTGGCCGTCGCGGCGGTGGTTGCCGCGATGCTCGGCACGCTGGTGCCGCGTCCGCTCTGGCCGGCGGCCGCCGCGGGTGAGGGCACTCGTCACATACTGGTGCTGAGCAACCCGATCCACACCGACATCGCGATACCGGTCGACGACGGCGTGCGCCGGCGCTTCCATTTTCTCGCCGATGCCGGCCTGCCGGTCGATGCGCCGGAGGCGCGCTACGTCGTCTTCGGCTGGGGCGGTCGCGCCTTCTATCTGGAGACGCCGACCTGGTCGGATTTGAAGGCCGCGCCTGTCCTGAAGGCGTTGACGCTCGATGCCTCGGTCATGCATGTCGATGTCGCCGGCGCGATCGCCGAGCCGCACCCGGACGTCGCCGGCTTCGACGTCGACGAGCAGCATTTCTTCGCACTTCTAGACTATATCGCCGCGAGCTTCCGACAGGGCTCGAACGGGCCGATGCTCATCGGCAATGCCGGATATTCAACTTTCGACCGCTTCTACGAAGCCAAGGGCCATTTCAACGCGCTGGTCGGCTGCAACACCTGGACGGCGGCCGGCTTGCGCGTTGCGGGCCTGCGCACCGGCTGGTGGAACCCGCTGCCGGTGTCGCTGGGGTGGTCGTTGGAGTTGCATAATTAA
- a CDS encoding DUF4142 domain-containing protein, with protein sequence MFIRQTAALAAFLLVSAAPLAGAAEKPTDPQIAHIAYMAGTLDIEAAKLAIKTSKTKEVVDFAKDMERDHEAVNSQALALVKKLNVKPEDNATSQALAKAAKEERAKLAKLKGAAFDKAYIENEVAYHKQVNGALETLLIPSASNAELKSLLETGLKIFQGHEQHAEHVAGALK encoded by the coding sequence ATGTTTATCCGACAGACCGCCGCCCTCGCCGCTTTCCTCCTTGTCAGCGCCGCGCCGCTGGCCGGCGCCGCCGAAAAGCCCACCGATCCGCAGATCGCCCATATCGCCTACATGGCCGGCACGCTCGACATCGAGGCGGCCAAGCTGGCGATCAAGACGTCCAAGACCAAGGAGGTCGTCGACTTCGCCAAGGACATGGAGCGCGACCATGAGGCGGTGAACAGCCAGGCGCTCGCCCTAGTGAAGAAGCTGAACGTCAAGCCCGAAGACAATGCCACCAGCCAGGCGCTGGCGAAGGCCGCGAAGGAGGAGCGCGCCAAGCTGGCGAAGCTCAAGGGCGCCGCCTTCGACAAGGCCTATATCGAGAACGAGGTGGCCTATCACAAACAGGTCAACGGCGCGCTCGAGACGCTGCTCATCCCCTCGGCCAGCAATGCCGAGCTGAAGAGCCTGCTGGAGACAGGGCTGAAGATCTTCCAGGGCCATGAGCAGCATGCCGAACATGTCGCCGGCGCGCTGAAATGA
- a CDS encoding amino acid ABC transporter ATP-binding protein yields MSTENAVSAEDIKVDAKKMHVSTTDVAIDIVGMHKWYGEFHVLKDINLKVMRGERIVICGPSGSGKSTMIRCINRLEEHQKGKIIVDGKELTNDLKKIDEVRREVGMVFQHFNLFPHLTILENCTLAPIWVRKTPKKQAEEIAMHFLKRVKIPEQANKYPGQLSGGQQQRVAIARSLCMNPRIMLFDEPTSALDPEMIKEVLETMVGLAEEGMTMLCVTHEMGFARKVANRVIFMDQGQIVEQNTPAEFFDHPRHERTKLFLSQILH; encoded by the coding sequence ATGAGCACCGAAAACGCCGTCAGCGCGGAAGACATCAAGGTCGATGCCAAGAAGATGCATGTCTCGACCACCGATGTCGCCATCGACATCGTCGGCATGCACAAATGGTACGGCGAGTTCCATGTGCTGAAGGACATCAACCTCAAGGTGATGCGCGGCGAGCGCATCGTCATCTGCGGTCCGTCCGGCTCCGGCAAGTCGACCATGATCCGCTGCATCAACCGGCTGGAAGAGCATCAGAAGGGCAAGATCATCGTCGACGGCAAGGAACTCACCAACGATCTGAAGAAGATCGACGAGGTGCGCCGCGAGGTCGGCATGGTGTTCCAGCACTTCAACCTCTTCCCGCACCTCACCATCCTGGAGAACTGCACGCTGGCGCCGATCTGGGTGCGCAAGACGCCCAAGAAGCAAGCCGAGGAGATCGCCATGCATTTCCTCAAGCGCGTCAAGATCCCGGAACAGGCCAACAAATATCCGGGACAGCTCTCCGGCGGCCAGCAGCAGCGCGTGGCGATCGCGCGCTCGCTGTGCATGAACCCGCGCATCATGCTGTTCGACGAGCCGACCTCGGCGCTCGACCCCGAAATGATCAAGGAAGTGCTGGAGACGATGGTCGGCCTCGCCGAAGAAGGCATGACCATGCTTTGCGTCACCCACGAGATGGGCTTTGCCCGCAAGGTCGCCAACCGGGTGATCTTCATGGACCAGGGCCAGATCGTCGAGCAGAACACGCCGGCCGAGTTCTTCGACCATCCGCGCCACGAGCGCACGAAACTGTTCCTGTCGCAGATCCTGCACTGA
- a CDS encoding amino acid ABC transporter permease — translation MASQEILREEPSRGSFINDPKIRALFFQTLVVILLFGSVWWIVHNVIENLQRLHIASGFGFLKGRAGFDISDTPIAYTSDSTYGRAILVGLVNTIIVAIAGIITATIIGFVIGVGRLSHNWLIRKICTVYVEIFRNIPPLLVIFFWYSGVLAVLPPPRESYHLPFGSFLNQRGFYFPSAVWGDGSWLILVAFVVALAMAWFVAHRARQRQMATGQQFPVLWTSVALIVGLPVLAFLLAGMPLTFDFPKQSTFNLTGGFQVKPEFLSLYLALSCYTAAFIAEIVRAGIKGVSKGQSEAAGALGLRSGPILRLVVIPQAMRIIIPPLTSQYLNLTKNSSLAIAIGYPDLTAVAGTVLNQTGQAVEGVFIMMIAYLVLSLITSAVMNVVNARMALVER, via the coding sequence ATGGCTTCGCAGGAAATCCTTCGTGAGGAGCCGAGTCGCGGCTCCTTCATCAATGACCCGAAAATACGCGCCCTGTTCTTTCAGACGCTGGTGGTGATCCTCCTGTTCGGTTCGGTCTGGTGGATCGTCCATAACGTCATCGAGAACCTCCAGCGCCTTCACATCGCTTCCGGCTTCGGCTTCCTGAAGGGCAGGGCCGGCTTCGACATCTCGGATACGCCGATCGCCTACACCTCCGATTCGACCTACGGCCGTGCCATCCTCGTAGGCCTCGTCAACACGATCATCGTAGCCATCGCCGGCATCATCACCGCGACCATCATCGGGTTCGTCATCGGCGTCGGCCGCCTGTCTCACAACTGGCTGATCCGCAAGATTTGCACGGTCTATGTGGAAATCTTCCGCAACATCCCGCCGCTGCTGGTCATCTTCTTCTGGTATTCGGGCGTGCTCGCGGTGCTGCCGCCGCCGCGCGAGAGCTATCACCTGCCGTTCGGTTCGTTCCTCAACCAGCGCGGCTTCTACTTCCCGAGCGCCGTCTGGGGCGACGGCTCCTGGCTGATTCTGGTCGCTTTCGTCGTGGCGCTCGCCATGGCGTGGTTCGTCGCGCACCGGGCGCGCCAGCGGCAGATGGCGACCGGTCAGCAGTTTCCGGTGTTGTGGACATCGGTCGCGCTGATCGTCGGCCTGCCCGTGCTCGCCTTCCTGCTTGCCGGCATGCCGCTCACCTTCGACTTCCCGAAGCAGTCGACCTTCAATCTCACCGGCGGCTTCCAGGTCAAACCCGAATTCCTGTCGCTCTACCTGGCTTTGTCCTGCTACACGGCGGCCTTCATCGCCGAGATCGTGCGCGCCGGTATCAAAGGCGTCAGCAAAGGCCAGAGCGAGGCCGCGGGCGCGCTTGGCCTGCGCTCCGGTCCGATCCTGCGCCTGGTGGTAATCCCGCAGGCGATGCGCATCATCATCCCGCCGCTGACCAGCCAGTATCTGAACCTGACTAAGAACTCGTCGCTGGCGATCGCCATCGGCTATCCCGATCTCACCGCCGTCGCGGGCACGGTGCTCAACCAGACCGGGCAGGCGGTCGAGGGCGTGTTCATCATGATGATCGCCTATCTGGTGCTGAGCCTCATCACCTCCGCGGTGATGAACGTCGTCAACGCCAGAATGGCGCTGGTGGAGAGGTAG
- a CDS encoding HPP family protein, with product MAFRLFVPILAGATLRERLAACIGATIGIALTGVISGLAMGSGPHVALLVAPMGASAVLLFAVPSSPLAQPWSIIGGNTISALVGVTVAHYVHSPVIASGLAVALAIAAMSFTRSLHPPGGAAALTGVLGGPAVVSAGFLFPFVPVALNSIILVTLGFLFHKLSRRNYPHVHVPVANSHGTADRPPAERVGFRPEDVDAALAALDETFDIDRDDIERLLRQVELQAMVRAQRTLLCQDIMSRDVISVPEHATAKEASKQLLDHNIRTLPVVDAEAKLVGAVGLRELTGATDTVKDVMSKAGTASPETPAMSLLPVLTDGRSHAVVIVDAERHILGLITQTDLLAAAARVQTADSPQLKAVA from the coding sequence ATGGCGTTCCGTCTCTTCGTTCCGATCCTTGCCGGCGCGACGCTGCGCGAGCGGCTCGCCGCCTGCATCGGCGCCACCATCGGCATCGCGCTGACCGGGGTGATCAGCGGGCTCGCCATGGGCAGCGGCCCGCATGTGGCGCTGCTGGTGGCGCCGATGGGCGCGTCGGCGGTGCTGCTCTTTGCCGTGCCGTCGAGCCCGCTGGCGCAGCCCTGGTCGATCATCGGCGGCAACACCATCTCGGCGCTGGTCGGCGTGACGGTGGCGCATTACGTGCACAGCCCGGTGATCGCCTCCGGGCTAGCGGTGGCGCTCGCGATCGCCGCCATGTCGTTCACGCGCTCGCTGCATCCGCCGGGCGGTGCCGCCGCGCTCACCGGCGTGCTCGGCGGACCGGCCGTGGTCAGCGCCGGCTTCCTCTTTCCGTTCGTGCCGGTGGCGCTGAACTCGATCATACTGGTCACGCTCGGCTTCCTGTTCCACAAGCTGTCGCGCCGCAACTATCCGCACGTGCATGTGCCCGTGGCCAACAGCCACGGCACCGCCGACCGGCCGCCGGCGGAGCGGGTTGGCTTCCGGCCCGAGGATGTCGATGCCGCGCTTGCGGCGCTCGACGAGACCTTCGACATCGACCGCGACGACATCGAGAGACTGCTGCGCCAGGTCGAACTGCAGGCGATGGTGCGCGCACAGCGCACGCTGCTTTGCCAGGACATCATGTCCCGCGACGTGATCTCGGTGCCCGAGCACGCCACCGCCAAGGAGGCGAGCAAGCAGCTGCTCGACCACAACATCCGCACCTTGCCGGTGGTTGACGCCGAGGCGAAGCTGGTCGGCGCGGTCGGCCTGCGCGAGCTGACGGGAGCGACCGACACGGTGAAGGACGTGATGTCGAAGGCCGGCACGGCCTCGCCCGAGACGCCGGCGATGAGCCTGCTGCCGGTGCTGACCGACGGCCGCAGCCACGCGGTGGTGATTGTTGATGCCGAGCGGCACATCCTCGGCCTCATCACCCAGACCGATCTCCTCGCGGCGGCGGCGCGCGTTCAGACTGCAGACAGCCCGCAGTTGAAAGCTGTAGCATAG
- a CDS encoding cystathionine beta-lyase: protein MATDGSKIGINTQLAHSGNNPRDYFGFVNPPVVHGSTVLYPDAASMASRSQKYTYGTRGTPTMDALTLAVDALEGSAGTIAVPSGLAAVTIPLLTFVSAGDHLLIVDSVYHPTRNFADTMLKRLGVDIEYYDPRIGAGIASLIKPNTKVVFTESPGSNTYEVQDIPAIVKAAHAAGAIVMMDNTWATPLYFKPLDHGVDISIHAATKYPAGHSDVLLGTVSANEAHWKRLYEGFCTLGCCSGPDDVYQVLRGLRTMGVRLEHHQKSALEIARWLEEQPGVAQVLHPALESHPDHQLWKRDFCGSSGVFSIVLKGGGQKEQHAFLDALTIFGLGYSWGGYESLAVPVFLGDRTIAKGSYQGPLIRLQIGLEDVEDLKADILRGLEAAAAAE from the coding sequence ATGGCGACAGACGGCAGCAAGATCGGCATCAACACGCAGCTTGCCCATTCCGGCAACAACCCGCGCGACTATTTCGGTTTCGTCAATCCGCCGGTGGTGCATGGCTCGACGGTGCTCTATCCCGACGCCGCCTCGATGGCCTCGCGCAGCCAGAAATACACCTACGGAACGCGCGGTACGCCGACGATGGATGCGCTCACGCTCGCCGTCGACGCACTCGAAGGCTCGGCCGGCACAATCGCCGTGCCGTCCGGCCTGGCTGCGGTGACGATTCCCCTGCTTACCTTCGTCTCGGCCGGCGACCATCTGCTGATCGTCGATTCCGTCTATCACCCGACGCGGAATTTCGCCGACACGATGCTGAAGCGCCTCGGCGTCGACATCGAATATTACGACCCCCGCATCGGCGCCGGCATCGCCTCGCTGATCAAGCCCAACACAAAGGTGGTGTTCACCGAATCGCCGGGATCGAACACCTATGAGGTGCAGGACATCCCCGCCATCGTGAAGGCGGCGCATGCCGCGGGCGCCATTGTCATGATGGACAACACCTGGGCGACGCCGCTCTACTTCAAGCCGCTCGACCACGGCGTCGACATCTCGATCCATGCGGCGACGAAATATCCGGCCGGCCACTCCGATGTGCTGCTCGGCACGGTCTCGGCCAATGAAGCGCATTGGAAGCGGCTCTATGAAGGGTTCTGCACGCTGGGCTGCTGTTCCGGGCCGGACGATGTCTACCAGGTGCTGCGCGGCCTGCGCACCATGGGGGTCAGGCTCGAGCATCACCAGAAGAGCGCGCTTGAAATCGCGCGCTGGCTGGAGGAGCAGCCGGGCGTGGCGCAGGTGCTGCATCCGGCGCTGGAAAGCCACCCCGACCATCAGCTGTGGAAGCGCGACTTCTGCGGCTCGAGCGGTGTCTTCTCGATCGTTCTCAAGGGCGGCGGGCAGAAGGAGCAGCACGCCTTCCTCGACGCGCTGACGATCTTCGGCCTCGGCTATTCCTGGGGCGGCTATGAGAGCCTTGCCGTGCCGGTCTTCCTCGGCGACCGCACCATCGCCAAGGGTTCCTATCAAGGGCCGCTGATCCGCCTGCAGATCGGGCTGGAAGATGTCGAGGACCTCAAGGCCGACATTTTGCGCGGGCTCGAAGCGGCAGCGGCCGCCGAGTAA
- a CDS encoding alpha/beta hydrolase: MSSKGVSIVLVHGAWADGSSWAKVVAPLAAQGLKVVAAPLPLTSFDDDVAALDRALERVEGPIVLAGHAYAGAVIGATRSEKVKALVYVAALAPDEGETVADVFYRAEPHAEAPKLGPDEHGLIYLPDEAFAAAFAQNASAQELAVLQAVQRPISPACITVAVERPLWRDRPAWFLIAEQDRMIAAETQHFMAARMKARARSLPLDHTPMVTAPDAVVEIILEAERA; this comes from the coding sequence ATGTCATCGAAAGGCGTAAGTATCGTGCTGGTCCATGGCGCCTGGGCTGACGGATCGAGCTGGGCCAAGGTCGTCGCGCCGCTGGCCGCGCAAGGCCTCAAGGTGGTGGCGGCGCCGCTGCCGCTGACGTCATTCGACGACGACGTCGCGGCGCTCGATCGGGCGCTGGAGCGGGTCGAGGGGCCAATCGTGCTGGCCGGCCACGCCTATGCCGGCGCGGTGATCGGCGCGACCCGCAGCGAGAAGGTGAAGGCGCTGGTCTATGTGGCCGCACTGGCGCCTGACGAGGGCGAGACGGTGGCGGACGTCTTCTACCGCGCCGAACCGCATGCCGAGGCGCCCAAGCTCGGCCCCGACGAGCATGGCTTGATCTACCTGCCCGACGAGGCTTTCGCGGCTGCCTTCGCCCAGAATGCCTCGGCGCAGGAACTGGCAGTGCTTCAGGCCGTGCAGCGGCCCATTTCCCCGGCCTGCATTACGGTCGCCGTGGAGCGACCGTTGTGGCGGGACCGGCCGGCGTGGTTCTTGATCGCCGAACAGGACCGCATGATCGCCGCCGAAACGCAGCATTTCATGGCAGCGAGAATGAAGGCCCGGGCGCGCTCGCTGCCGCTGGATCACACGCCGATGGTCACCGCGCCGGATGCGGTCGTCGAGATCATCCTCGAGGCCGAGCGGGCATAG
- a CDS encoding alpha/beta hydrolase — protein sequence MTAYRTADVDGFSIFYREAGKPGAPKLLLLHGFPSSSHMFRDLIPLLADRFHIVAPDLPGFGRSDMPEARAFTYTFDHIADIIDRFTEVAGFDRYALYVFDYGAPTGFRLALKHPERIAAIISQNGNAYEEGLSDGWNPIRAYWQEPSPANREALRGFLKPETTAWQYTHGAPENAVSPDGYSLDNFYLTRPGAHEVQLDLFGDYKSNIALYPAFQAYFRTHKPPFLAAWGRNDPFFLPPGAEAFKRDIPEAVVRFFDTGHFALETHAKEIAAAIDDFLR from the coding sequence ATGACTGCCTACCGCACGGCCGATGTCGACGGCTTCAGCATCTTCTACCGCGAGGCGGGCAAGCCCGGCGCGCCAAAACTGCTTTTGCTGCACGGCTTCCCAAGCTCCAGCCATATGTTCCGGGATCTCATTCCCCTGCTTGCCGACCGTTTCCACATCGTCGCGCCGGACCTCCCGGGCTTCGGCCGCTCGGACATGCCTGAAGCCCGCGCATTCACCTACACATTCGATCATATCGCCGACATCATCGACCGTTTCACCGAGGTGGCAGGCTTTGATCGCTATGCCCTCTATGTCTTCGACTATGGCGCGCCGACCGGGTTCCGTCTGGCGCTGAAGCATCCCGAACGCATCGCCGCGATCATCTCGCAGAACGGAAACGCCTATGAGGAAGGCCTGAGCGACGGCTGGAATCCGATCCGCGCCTATTGGCAGGAACCCTCGCCGGCCAATCGCGAGGCGCTGCGCGGCTTCCTGAAGCCCGAGACGACCGCTTGGCAGTACACGCATGGCGCCCCGGAGAACGCGGTCTCTCCCGACGGCTATTCGCTCGACAATTTCTATCTCACCCGGCCGGGCGCGCATGAGGTGCAGTTGGACCTCTTCGGCGACTACAAGAGCAACATCGCGCTCTATCCTGCCTTCCAGGCCTATTTCCGCACCCACAAGCCGCCCTTCCTGGCGGCCTGGGGCAGGAACGATCCATTCTTCCTGCCGCCAGGTGCCGAGGCGTTCAAGCGCGACATCCCCGAGGCGGTCGTGCGCTTCTTCGACACCGGCCATTTTGCGCTGGAGACGCATGCCAAGGAAATCGCGGCGGCAATCGACGACTTCCTGCGCTGA
- a CDS encoding amino acid ABC transporter substrate-binding protein, which yields MKHIALGILGAAALGFTASAATAGTLDTVKQKGFIQCGVSTGLAGFSAPDDKGDWKGIDADFCRAVAAAVFGDGSKVKFTPLSAKERFTALQSGEIDILSRNTTWTSNRDSALGLDFVGVTYYDGQGFMINAKKLPGVNSALQLSGAAVCVQSGTTTELNLADYFKKNKMEYNPVVFEKLDEVNAAYDSGRCDAYTTDQSGLYGIRLTLSSPADHVVLPEIISKEPLGPAVRQGDDQWAHIARWTYFALLNAEEAGITQANVDEMKSSTDPNIQRLLGTEPDGKYGADLGLSNDWVVNVIKAVGNYGEMFERNVGSGSPLKIARGINALWTKGGLQYGPPVR from the coding sequence ATGAAACATATTGCATTGGGTATCCTTGGCGCCGCCGCGCTCGGGTTCACGGCGTCAGCCGCTACGGCCGGCACGCTCGATACCGTGAAGCAGAAGGGCTTCATCCAGTGCGGCGTCTCGACCGGCCTTGCCGGCTTCTCGGCGCCGGACGACAAGGGCGACTGGAAGGGCATCGATGCGGATTTCTGCCGCGCCGTCGCGGCCGCCGTCTTCGGTGACGGCTCCAAGGTCAAGTTCACGCCGCTCAGCGCCAAGGAGCGGTTCACCGCCCTGCAGTCGGGCGAGATCGACATCCTGTCGCGCAACACCACCTGGACGAGCAACCGCGACAGCGCGCTCGGCCTGGATTTCGTCGGCGTCACCTACTATGACGGCCAGGGCTTCATGATCAACGCCAAGAAGCTGCCGGGCGTGAACTCGGCGCTGCAGCTTTCGGGCGCCGCCGTCTGCGTGCAGAGCGGCACCACGACGGAGCTCAACCTCGCCGACTACTTCAAGAAGAACAAGATGGAGTACAATCCCGTCGTGTTCGAGAAGCTGGACGAGGTCAACGCTGCCTACGATTCCGGCCGCTGCGACGCCTACACCACCGACCAGTCCGGCCTGTATGGCATCCGCCTGACGCTCTCCTCGCCCGCCGACCACGTGGTGCTGCCCGAGATCATTTCCAAGGAGCCGCTCGGCCCGGCCGTGCGCCAGGGCGACGACCAGTGGGCCCATATCGCGCGGTGGACGTATTTCGCGCTGCTGAACGCCGAGGAAGCCGGCATCACGCAGGCCAATGTCGACGAGATGAAGTCGTCGACCGACCCGAACATCCAGCGTCTGCTCGGCACCGAGCCCGATGGCAAGTACGGCGCCGATCTCGGCCTCTCCAACGACTGGGTCGTCAACGTCATCAAGGCTGTCGGCAACTACGGTGAAATGTTCGAGCGCAATGTCGGCTCGGGCAGCCCGCTCAAGATCGCGCGCGGCATCAACGCGCTGTGGACCAAGGGCGGCCTGCAATATGGTCCGCCGGTTCGCTGA
- a CDS encoding amino acid ABC transporter permease: MQEHDLSWVRTEMALAQPAPPTERGAYAWVRKNLVGSVGDAILTILGIAIVAWILPQVLNWAFINAQWTGPDRTVCTTASQGGIQPDGWTGACWAFVNAKFGQFMFGTYPVEERWRPIVAAILFVALLAPMLIPRVPRKGLNAILLFLALPVVAFFLLTGGVFGLPAVETSRWGGLLVTLSLSFVGIAVSLPLGVVLALGRRSKMPIIKWLCVVFIETVRGIPLITVLFFASVMLPLFLPAGVTFDKFLRALIGVSLFAAAYMAEVVRGGLQAIPKGQYEGADSLGLGYWQKMGLIVLPQALKLVIPGIVNTFIGMFKDTSLVLIISMFDLLGVVKLNFTDPNWATPQTAKSGLVFAAFVFWLFCFGMSRYSMYTERRLDTGYKR; this comes from the coding sequence ATGCAGGAGCACGACTTGTCCTGGGTGCGCACCGAGATGGCGCTGGCGCAGCCGGCGCCGCCCACCGAACGCGGCGCCTATGCCTGGGTGCGCAAGAACCTCGTCGGTTCGGTCGGCGATGCCATCCTCACCATCCTCGGCATCGCCATCGTTGCCTGGATCCTGCCGCAGGTCCTCAACTGGGCCTTCATCAACGCGCAGTGGACCGGGCCGGATCGCACGGTTTGCACCACCGCCTCCCAGGGCGGCATTCAGCCCGACGGCTGGACCGGCGCCTGCTGGGCCTTCGTCAACGCCAAGTTCGGTCAGTTCATGTTCGGCACCTATCCGGTCGAGGAGCGCTGGCGGCCCATCGTGGCCGCCATCCTGTTCGTGGCGCTTTTGGCGCCGATGCTGATCCCGCGCGTGCCGCGCAAGGGGTTGAACGCCATCCTGCTCTTTCTGGCGCTGCCTGTGGTCGCCTTCTTCCTGCTGACGGGCGGCGTTTTCGGGTTGCCGGCTGTCGAGACGTCACGCTGGGGCGGGCTGCTGGTCACGCTCAGCCTCTCCTTCGTCGGCATCGCGGTGTCGCTGCCGCTCGGCGTGGTCCTGGCGCTCGGCCGACGCTCCAAGATGCCGATCATCAAATGGCTTTGCGTCGTCTTCATCGAAACGGTGCGCGGCATCCCGCTGATCACCGTGCTTTTCTTCGCCAGCGTCATGCTGCCGTTGTTTCTCCCGGCGGGCGTCACTTTCGACAAGTTTCTCAGGGCGCTGATCGGCGTGTCGCTGTTTGCCGCCGCCTATATGGCGGAGGTGGTGCGCGGCGGCCTTCAGGCGATCCCGAAGGGCCAATATGAGGGCGCCGATTCGCTCGGCCTCGGCTATTGGCAGAAGATGGGGCTGATCGTATTGCCGCAGGCCTTGAAGCTGGTCATTCCCGGCATCGTCAACACCTTCATCGGCATGTTCAAGGACACCAGCCTGGTGCTGATCATCTCGATGTTCGACCTGCTCGGCGTGGTGAAGCTGAACTTTACCGACCCCAACTGGGCGACGCCGCAAACCGCGAAATCCGGTCTTGTCTTCGCGGCCTTCGTGTTCTGGCTGTTTTGCTTCGGCATGTCGCGCTATTCAATGTACACTGAACGCCGGCTCGACACCGGCTACAAACGATAA
- a CDS encoding ABATE domain-containing protein produces the protein MDRSPALFVGDALGLDFLNSIAAPVETPVDWLDGGEGLLDWLRQARLVPAEVLETVRRNALPGELDKVADQARHLREWFRGFVREHKGRALAAADLAELEPLNRLLERDETSSRITAVHGGKAVPFALQPVRRWRTPASLLLPVGEALAELVCTEDFSHVKACEGPACTLLFVDHTRGHRRRWCSMALCGNRAKQAAHRHRLKEHHH, from the coding sequence ATGGACCGCTCACCTGCGCTTTTCGTCGGCGACGCGCTTGGCCTGGATTTCCTCAATTCGATTGCGGCGCCCGTCGAAACGCCTGTCGACTGGTTGGACGGCGGCGAGGGCTTGCTGGACTGGCTGCGGCAGGCGCGGCTCGTGCCGGCCGAGGTGCTGGAAACTGTCCGAAGAAACGCGCTGCCGGGGGAACTCGACAAGGTCGCCGATCAGGCAAGGCATCTCAGGGAATGGTTCAGAGGCTTTGTCCGCGAGCACAAGGGGCGGGCTCTGGCTGCGGCGGACCTGGCGGAATTGGAGCCGCTCAATCGCTTGCTCGAGCGCGATGAGACGTCGAGCCGGATCACCGCGGTGCACGGTGGCAAAGCCGTGCCATTTGCGCTTCAGCCGGTTCGCAGGTGGCGGACGCCGGCGTCCCTCTTGCTGCCGGTCGGGGAAGCTCTGGCCGAGCTTGTCTGCACCGAGGACTTCTCGCATGTGAAGGCCTGCGAAGGTCCGGCCTGCACGCTGCTCTTTGTCGACCATACGCGCGGGCACAGGCGCCGCTGGTGCAGCATGGCGCTATGCGGCAACCGGGCAAAGCAGGCTGCCCACCGGCATCGCCTGAAGGAACATCATCATTAG